A window of Pantoea agglomerans contains these coding sequences:
- a CDS encoding fimbrial protein — protein MQKKLTCAIRNVLAAAVVTGSSFAAHAADGTINFTGEVVDSACTVDTSTASQTVNLGKVLKSAFTGVGQVAAATRFNIVLNNCPSSLPTVTVKFDGTANANDSDILALNSDQTAQGVGVALYEEDGVTPIPLATQSKSITLDTTSTGSPAVAANSNTLTFVAKYKATQQTIVAGTANATSDFTISYQ, from the coding sequence ATGCAAAAGAAACTAACCTGTGCAATTCGCAATGTGCTGGCGGCGGCTGTCGTGACGGGCAGCTCATTCGCCGCGCATGCGGCCGACGGAACCATTAACTTCACCGGAGAGGTTGTAGATTCGGCCTGTACTGTTGATACCAGCACTGCCAGCCAGACCGTTAATCTGGGCAAAGTGCTTAAAAGCGCCTTCACCGGCGTAGGCCAGGTTGCCGCGGCGACGCGCTTTAACATTGTGCTGAACAACTGTCCCTCATCGTTGCCCACTGTTACGGTCAAATTTGACGGGACCGCGAACGCGAACGATTCCGACATTCTGGCGCTAAACAGCGATCAGACGGCGCAGGGCGTCGGTGTTGCGCTCTATGAGGAAGATGGTGTAACGCCCATCCCGCTGGCTACGCAGTCAAAAAGCATCACGCTGGATACCACTTCTACAGGGTCGCCTGCTGTCGCCGCAAACAGCAACACCCTGACGTTCGTTGCGAAGTATAAAGCCACGCAGCAGACGATCGTTGCCGGTACCGCCAACGCCACGTCAGATTTCACCATCAGCTATCAGTAA
- a CDS encoding RraA family protein: MPNADNTFIKRDITRVSPELVKQAAEFQAAILADVAGRRGTLHGRVKPLAATMKVAGPAITVEVRPGDNLAIHAALAIAQPGDVIVVDGKGDISCALIGEIMSTQAHASGIAGIIIDGAVRDADALRENGFPVFSAGLNPCGPTKSIAGRVNYPTSVAGASIEPGDLIIGDADGVVVLPREAVPALLDLAQKKLDAENKRIAGIRDGDIRAPWLEKALRNAGMLADGEAL, translated from the coding sequence ATGCCAAACGCAGACAACACCTTTATCAAACGCGATATCACTCGCGTTTCGCCAGAGCTGGTTAAACAGGCCGCGGAATTTCAGGCCGCTATCCTGGCGGATGTCGCGGGCCGTCGCGGCACGCTGCACGGTCGCGTTAAGCCGCTTGCCGCCACAATGAAAGTGGCAGGCCCCGCCATCACCGTTGAAGTTCGCCCCGGTGACAACCTGGCGATCCACGCGGCGCTGGCTATCGCTCAGCCTGGCGATGTGATTGTGGTGGATGGCAAAGGCGATATCAGCTGCGCGCTGATTGGCGAAATTATGTCGACCCAGGCCCACGCCTCCGGTATTGCCGGCATCATCATCGATGGTGCGGTGCGCGATGCGGATGCGCTGCGCGAAAATGGCTTTCCGGTTTTCTCGGCGGGTCTGAACCCCTGCGGCCCGACAAAGTCTATTGCCGGCCGCGTTAATTATCCGACTTCGGTTGCCGGTGCGTCGATAGAGCCGGGTGACCTGATTATTGGCGATGCCGACGGTGTGGTGGTGTTACCGCGCGAGGCCGTCCCTGCCCTGCTTGACCTGGCGCAGAAAAAGCTGGATGCCGAGAATAAACGTATTGCAGGCATTCGTGATGGCGATATTCGCGCGCCCTGGCTGGAAAAAGCGCTGCGTAATGCCGGTATGCTGGCTGACGGGGAGGCGCTGTAA
- a CDS encoding molecular chaperone, translated as MSFCIRAIFLLAACFFTTIAQASVTVGGTRLVYNAADKEADISVTNSKDSIPYLIQSWVELNEHAAEKAPFIVTPPLFRLDGGHENTLRVIYTGEKTLPDDRESVFWLNVKSIPGMEKSDENRLLIAVKTRIKLFYRPAALKNDQANEAWRSLVFKQNGNQIVITNPTPYFISLYSLTVGGKTIKQPPMVSPFASATVAGSGQDVVWKAINDFGGITKEARQTLP; from the coding sequence ATGAGCTTTTGCATCCGCGCAATTTTTTTACTTGCCGCGTGTTTTTTCACGACCATTGCGCAGGCCAGCGTAACCGTTGGCGGCACACGTTTAGTTTATAACGCCGCTGATAAAGAGGCGGATATTTCAGTTACCAACAGTAAAGATTCCATACCCTACCTTATTCAGTCATGGGTAGAGCTGAATGAACACGCCGCTGAAAAAGCCCCTTTTATTGTTACGCCGCCGTTATTTCGCCTCGACGGCGGACATGAGAACACGCTGCGCGTTATTTATACCGGTGAAAAAACGCTGCCCGACGATCGTGAATCTGTTTTCTGGCTAAACGTTAAATCTATTCCCGGTATGGAAAAGTCAGATGAGAACCGGTTGCTGATTGCGGTTAAAACCCGAATTAAGCTTTTTTACCGTCCTGCTGCCTTAAAAAATGATCAAGCGAACGAGGCCTGGCGCAGCCTGGTATTTAAACAAAATGGAAACCAGATCGTTATTACTAATCCGACGCCCTATTTTATTTCGCTCTACTCCCTGACGGTGGGGGGAAAGACGATTAAGCAGCCGCCGATGGTTTCACCCTTTGCCTCAGCGACCGTCGCAGGCAGCGGGCAGGATGTGGTCTGGAAAGCCATTAATGACTTTGGCGGCATTACAAAAGAGGCGCGCCAGACGCTGCCGTAA
- a CDS encoding hydroxyacid dehydrogenase, with translation MAHSKPVILITGSDIAPEALALLTNFELVFAGRQPNEDDLCQLCKQHDPVAFIVRYGKITARIMDAAPNLRVISKHGSGIDVIDQKAAAERHISVQSAPGANAAAVAEHAWTMILACAKSVLPLDRRMREGHWDKSTHKSVELEGRTLGLVGLGAIGARVARIGNAFGMKVLAYDPFAKTFPDGCQSVSLETLLQSADVISLHCPLTDDTRHMINRDTLALCKKGAILVNTARGGLINDEDLLRALNDGTLSWAALDSFTVEPLTAPHIWQAVGNVILSPHIGGVSDNSFVKMGTAAASNVLKVLAEPLKSEGALP, from the coding sequence ATGGCTCACTCTAAACCGGTTATTCTGATCACCGGCAGCGATATTGCGCCAGAGGCGCTGGCGCTGCTGACCAACTTTGAGCTGGTCTTTGCGGGCAGGCAGCCGAACGAAGATGACTTATGCCAGCTGTGTAAGCAGCACGATCCCGTTGCCTTTATCGTGCGCTACGGCAAGATCACGGCGCGCATTATGGATGCGGCCCCGAATCTGCGGGTGATCTCCAAGCACGGCAGCGGCATCGACGTGATCGATCAGAAAGCGGCGGCGGAACGGCACATCAGCGTTCAGTCAGCGCCGGGGGCAAATGCCGCGGCGGTGGCCGAACACGCCTGGACCATGATTTTGGCCTGCGCAAAATCGGTGCTGCCGCTGGATCGCCGTATGCGCGAGGGACACTGGGATAAGTCCACCCACAAGTCGGTAGAGCTGGAAGGCAGAACGCTGGGTCTGGTTGGGCTGGGCGCCATCGGCGCACGGGTGGCCCGTATCGGCAATGCGTTCGGCATGAAGGTGTTGGCTTACGACCCCTTCGCCAAAACCTTTCCCGACGGCTGCCAGTCCGTCTCGCTGGAGACGCTGCTGCAAAGCGCGGATGTGATCTCCCTGCACTGCCCGCTGACCGACGACACGCGCCATATGATCAACCGCGACACCCTGGCCCTGTGCAAAAAAGGGGCGATACTGGTCAACACCGCCCGCGGCGGCCTGATTAACGATGAGGATCTGCTGCGCGCGCTTAACGATGGCACCCTGAGCTGGGCAGCGCTCGACAGCTTTACCGTTGAACCCTTAACGGCTCCCCATATCTGGCAGGCGGTCGGGAACGTTATCCTGTCACCGCACATTGGCGGCGTAAGCGATAACTCGTTCGTCAAAATGGGCACGGCTGCGGCCAGTAACGTCCTGAAAGTGCTGGCAGAGCCGCTGAAAAGCGAAGGTGCGCTGCCATGA
- a CDS encoding fimbrial protein — MNRFFVILALAATSLLSTQAYALCSASDVTVNFDNNILIQRDEPVGAVLGTVTISHPVKCDAKGQTTAEGSWLIQLAPSNSDNGPSVLEGVRNTNVEGIGLRWKNYSSTTGTTSTVTNGSLNLDTWNRGISQTGATFNDTFELVKTAMTPKTDIVGPLTIAMQYSTPVSASVKRASLFKYNISAVNTRTVACEVLDTHLNIDMGYTFATKFSGVGSTQNPVDFNLSLNCDAQTSVNVTLDNVSPLADAVNGVLGLSSESTAKGVGIQLLYNNAPVQFGTAIHYGTVATQGENVKIPFRAAYYQTETALQPGTVNATASFTMTYQ, encoded by the coding sequence ATGAACAGGTTTTTTGTCATTCTGGCCCTGGCTGCGACCAGTCTCCTGTCGACCCAGGCTTATGCCTTATGTAGCGCATCCGATGTGACGGTTAATTTCGATAACAATATTCTTATTCAGCGTGACGAGCCGGTGGGAGCGGTGCTTGGCACGGTGACAATTAGTCATCCTGTCAAATGCGATGCGAAAGGCCAGACGACGGCGGAGGGATCCTGGCTCATTCAGCTGGCACCCTCCAATAGTGATAATGGCCCCTCGGTGCTGGAGGGCGTCCGCAACACCAACGTGGAGGGGATCGGCCTGAGGTGGAAAAACTACTCCAGCACCACCGGCACAACCAGTACGGTAACCAACGGCAGCCTTAATCTGGATACGTGGAACCGAGGGATTTCTCAAACAGGTGCCACTTTCAATGACACGTTTGAGTTGGTTAAAACGGCGATGACGCCGAAAACCGATATTGTTGGCCCGCTCACCATTGCTATGCAGTACAGCACGCCGGTGAGCGCCAGTGTTAAGCGGGCTTCACTGTTTAAATATAATATCTCGGCGGTGAATACCCGCACCGTCGCCTGTGAGGTGCTGGATACCCATTTAAATATTGATATGGGATATACATTTGCCACCAAATTCAGCGGGGTGGGGAGCACGCAAAATCCGGTTGATTTTAATCTTTCGCTTAACTGCGACGCCCAGACCTCCGTTAACGTAACGCTGGATAACGTCTCCCCCCTCGCCGACGCGGTCAATGGCGTGCTGGGATTAAGCAGTGAATCGACGGCAAAAGGGGTAGGTATCCAGTTACTCTATAACAATGCGCCCGTGCAATTCGGCACCGCTATTCATTACGGCACGGTGGCAACGCAGGGGGAAAACGTTAAAATTCCGTTTCGTGCCGCCTACTATCAAACCGAAACAGCGCTTCAGCCAGGCACGGTCAACGCGACGGCCTCCTTTACTATGACCTACCAGTAA
- a CDS encoding MFS transporter, with amino-acid sequence MALLTSTEENNRTSLPGAPGVQSPLNEHDFTLSETAARKAFRRMLPFIFICYVVSYLDRTNVSFAALGMNSDLGITAEQFGFGAGMFFIGYFLFEIPSNLIMQKVGARVWIARIMISWGLISMLTAFVTGPTSFAAARFLLGVAEAGFTPGIYLFFTYWFPGSWRARITAAFLVGIPVANIIGAPVSGALMQITHHEHIRNWQWLLLIEGAPAVVLGTVCLFFLSDKPAKAKWLSDAEKSVLTRRLESEQQKIAASHGSSLKDALKNPLLYLLAFINFCGIVGSIGVGLWMPQIIKQLGVSHTQTGFLTAVPYLCGAVAMLLWAQRANRAKNRIVWISGALFIAAVALATSALVDEPVLKMIALCFTVSGILSFQASFWALPSGFLTGSAAAGGLAMIVSVGNLGGFFGPSLIGYIKQMTDGFMWPLLAVSAVLLLGSLAVALVKDPYRHI; translated from the coding sequence ATGGCCCTGCTTACCTCAACTGAAGAGAATAACAGGACTTCATTGCCGGGCGCGCCCGGCGTGCAGAGTCCCCTCAACGAGCACGATTTTACCCTCAGCGAAACGGCGGCAAGAAAAGCCTTCAGACGCATGCTGCCGTTTATTTTTATTTGCTATGTCGTCAGCTACCTGGACAGAACCAACGTGAGCTTTGCCGCGCTGGGGATGAACAGTGATTTAGGGATCACCGCCGAACAGTTCGGTTTTGGCGCCGGAATGTTCTTTATTGGCTACTTCCTGTTTGAAATTCCCAGCAACCTGATTATGCAAAAGGTGGGCGCGCGCGTCTGGATTGCGCGCATTATGATCTCATGGGGGCTGATCTCCATGCTCACCGCCTTTGTAACCGGCCCGACGAGCTTTGCCGCTGCGCGTTTCCTGCTGGGCGTGGCGGAAGCGGGCTTTACCCCAGGCATCTATCTGTTTTTCACCTACTGGTTCCCCGGCAGCTGGCGCGCCAGAATCACGGCGGCCTTTCTGGTGGGGATACCTGTCGCCAATATCATTGGCGCGCCGGTTTCAGGTGCGCTGATGCAAATCACCCATCACGAGCATATTCGCAACTGGCAGTGGCTGCTGCTGATTGAGGGCGCGCCGGCGGTGGTTTTAGGCACTGTCTGTCTGTTCTTCCTGAGCGATAAGCCAGCGAAAGCGAAATGGCTCAGCGATGCGGAAAAAAGCGTGCTGACCCGACGCCTGGAGTCGGAACAGCAAAAGATCGCCGCCTCCCACGGCTCGAGCCTGAAGGATGCGTTGAAAAATCCCCTGCTCTACCTGCTGGCCTTTATCAACTTTTGCGGCATTGTCGGCTCCATTGGGGTTGGCCTGTGGATGCCTCAGATCATTAAACAACTCGGCGTCAGCCATACGCAGACGGGCTTTCTGACCGCCGTGCCCTATCTGTGCGGCGCGGTAGCGATGCTGCTGTGGGCGCAGCGCGCCAACCGGGCAAAAAACCGCATCGTCTGGATTAGCGGGGCGCTATTTATCGCTGCGGTTGCCCTGGCCACCAGTGCGCTGGTGGATGAGCCGGTGCTGAAAATGATCGCCCTCTGCTTTACCGTCAGCGGCATCCTCTCTTTTCAGGCCTCGTTCTGGGCGCTGCCTTCCGGCTTTCTGACCGGCAGCGCGGCCGCAGGCGGGCTGGCGATGATCGTCTCCGTTGGTAACCTGGGCGGTTTCTTTGGGCCTTCGCTGATCGGCTATATCAAACAGATGACTGACGGGTTTATGTGGCCGCTGCTGGCGGTCTCTGCTGTGCTGCTGCTGGGCTCGCTGGCTGTCGCGCTGGTGAAAGATCCCTATCGTCATATCTGA
- a CDS encoding fimbria/pilus outer membrane usher protein, whose translation MADALEKTSAAAKSIDLSRFERGEQLPGTYRVQIWLNHEYVRTDNISFVAINGLGLAPELNRAILAQLGVRVSAFSKLAELPDSTIITNPGDFIPDAKASLDFDRQRLDISIPQSALENHARGQVDPARWDQGISALLLNYSFNGSRNWTKQGGTDDQFYLNLQSGVNLGPWRLRNYSTAIKSGGKHNVSSVSTVLSRDIQFLKGQFQVGESSTPGEIFDSFLFRGMQLYSDDTMLPESMRGFAPIIRGIARTNAMVTVKQNGYTVYQTYVAPGSFAIRDLYPTSSSGDLEVTVKEADGSEQRFVQPFSAVPVMLREGRLKYALSGGEYRTSKKGAQTPTFGMGTLAYGVSSRLTLYAGALGAENYLSGVVGAGVSFGELGSISADATLAESKLQDGKTTRQQGQSYRLQYSKTVTTTDTTVTLASYRYSTQGFYTFQEVNDYSSQRYNKRSRLQLNLSQSLSSWGSFYISAYQQDYWRRTGYERSISTGINTSISDISYSLGYTYSETPGYEKKDQILAFSMQVPLSKWLPQSWVSYSVNAQKNGPETHQVGLSGTALADNNLSYSLQQGYASSGGEARSSVSGTYKGGYGTLSAGYNAGRDNRQFNFGLQGGVIAHKHGVTFSQPLGDTVALVEAPGASGLKVRNNPGVKTDWRGYAVVPYVSAYQENAVGIDTRSLGTETDIAESVVTVVPTRGAVVRASYKVATGYRALVKLLFKHKPVPFGAMVRVKNSDLMSIVGNEGEVFLSGLNSSDAISVSWGQTSCQAKITFSPRPDVIQHATATCR comes from the coding sequence ATGGCGGATGCGCTTGAAAAAACGAGCGCCGCGGCAAAAAGTATTGATTTAAGCCGTTTTGAACGGGGAGAGCAATTGCCTGGAACCTATCGGGTTCAAATATGGCTTAACCATGAATATGTTCGTACTGACAATATCTCTTTCGTCGCCATTAACGGGCTGGGCCTGGCGCCTGAGCTGAACAGAGCGATATTAGCGCAGCTGGGCGTGCGCGTAAGCGCCTTTTCTAAACTAGCTGAGCTTCCCGACAGCACTATTATTACCAACCCGGGTGATTTTATTCCAGATGCGAAGGCCAGCCTGGATTTTGACAGGCAGCGGCTGGATATCTCTATTCCGCAGTCTGCGCTGGAAAACCACGCGCGGGGCCAGGTCGATCCTGCGCGCTGGGATCAGGGCATTTCCGCGCTGTTGTTAAATTACAGTTTCAATGGGTCGCGCAACTGGACAAAACAGGGCGGCACCGACGATCAGTTCTACCTGAACCTGCAAAGCGGGGTCAATCTGGGCCCCTGGCGTCTGCGTAACTACAGCACCGCGATCAAAAGCGGCGGAAAGCATAACGTCTCCTCGGTCAGTACCGTGCTGAGCCGCGATATTCAGTTTTTAAAAGGTCAGTTCCAGGTTGGAGAGAGCAGCACACCCGGCGAGATCTTTGACAGCTTTCTGTTTCGCGGTATGCAGCTCTATTCTGACGACACCATGCTGCCGGAGAGTATGCGCGGTTTTGCACCGATTATTCGGGGTATTGCCCGCACCAATGCTATGGTCACCGTGAAGCAGAATGGCTATACGGTCTATCAAACCTACGTTGCGCCGGGCAGCTTTGCGATCCGCGATCTCTATCCCACCTCGTCAAGTGGTGACCTTGAGGTGACCGTGAAGGAGGCGGACGGCAGCGAGCAGCGTTTCGTTCAGCCCTTTTCAGCGGTGCCCGTGATGCTGCGCGAAGGGCGCCTTAAATATGCCCTGAGCGGCGGCGAATACCGCACCAGTAAAAAGGGGGCGCAAACGCCCACATTTGGCATGGGAACGCTGGCCTATGGCGTTTCCAGCCGCCTGACGCTTTACGCAGGCGCCCTTGGCGCAGAGAACTACCTTTCTGGCGTCGTCGGGGCTGGCGTCAGCTTTGGCGAACTGGGCTCGATCTCGGCGGATGCGACGCTGGCGGAGAGTAAGCTGCAGGACGGGAAAACCACCCGGCAACAGGGGCAATCCTACCGACTACAGTACTCAAAAACGGTGACCACCACCGACACCACCGTTACGCTGGCCAGCTACCGTTACTCAACGCAGGGGTTCTATACCTTTCAGGAGGTTAACGACTACTCCTCGCAGCGTTACAACAAACGTAGCCGTCTCCAGCTTAATTTGAGTCAGTCGCTGTCGAGCTGGGGCAGTTTTTATATCAGTGCCTACCAGCAGGACTACTGGCGACGCACGGGATATGAGCGCAGCATCAGCACCGGTATCAATACCAGCATTAGCGATATCAGCTATTCGCTGGGCTACACCTACAGCGAAACGCCGGGCTATGAAAAAAAAGATCAGATACTCGCGTTCAGTATGCAGGTGCCGCTTAGCAAATGGCTGCCGCAAAGCTGGGTCAGCTACAGCGTAAACGCGCAAAAAAATGGCCCGGAAACGCATCAGGTGGGGCTGAGCGGAACGGCGCTGGCGGATAACAACCTGAGCTACTCCCTTCAGCAGGGCTATGCCTCATCGGGCGGCGAAGCGCGAAGCTCGGTGAGCGGTACCTACAAAGGGGGTTATGGCACCCTGAGCGCTGGCTATAACGCTGGCCGCGATAACCGCCAGTTTAATTTTGGCTTACAGGGGGGCGTTATCGCCCATAAGCATGGGGTGACTTTCTCACAGCCACTGGGCGACACCGTGGCGCTGGTCGAAGCGCCGGGCGCGTCCGGCCTGAAGGTTCGCAACAATCCGGGGGTAAAAACCGACTGGCGCGGATACGCGGTCGTGCCCTACGTCAGTGCCTATCAGGAAAACGCCGTCGGGATTGATACCCGCTCGCTGGGTACTGAAACCGATATTGCAGAATCGGTAGTCACCGTGGTGCCGACTCGCGGTGCCGTGGTGCGCGCTTCATACAAGGTCGCCACCGGCTATCGCGCGCTGGTGAAACTGCTTTTCAAGCATAAACCTGTGCCCTTTGGCGCGATGGTCAGGGTGAAAAATAGCGACCTGATGAGCATCGTGGGCAACGAGGGCGAGGTTTTTCTTAGCGGACTGAATAGCAGCGATGCCATTTCCGTCAGCTGGGGGCAAACATCCTGTCAGGCCAAAATCACCTTTTCGCCCCGTCCCGATGTGATTCAACACGCAACGGCAACCTGCCGTTAG
- a CDS encoding DUF2171 domain-containing protein has translation MVSKSEILDHAQVVDVNGEHVGIVDHFEGEDKIKLAKSDPEAGGKHHIIPLSWVKEVDDNKVILSKSKTDVESEWQSA, from the coding sequence ATGGTAAGCAAATCAGAAATCTTAGATCACGCTCAGGTTGTAGACGTTAACGGCGAACATGTCGGTATCGTCGACCATTTTGAGGGCGAAGATAAAATTAAGCTGGCCAAAAGCGATCCTGAAGCTGGCGGCAAACACCACATCATCCCGTTAAGCTGGGTGAAAGAGGTCGATGACAACAAGGTTATCCTCTCTAAATCGAAAACCGATGTGGAAAGTGAATGGCAGTCTGCCTGA
- a CDS encoding SMP-30/gluconolactonase/LRE family protein, with the protein MMFLSPPEIRTTTLFTRLPDAFRQPDPGNAWAQANRGGQPVDSFLEGPVWHPSGCLYLTDIPYGRIFKVDMQGNWELIVQYDGEPNGMKLISADTLLITDYRHGLMKLSLNDRSVTPWLARRNSESFRGVNDLTPDSQGNLYFTDQGQTGLHDPTGRVYRLSPQGKLDLLLDNCPSPNGLVLSPDEKVLYVAMTRGNAIWRCPLQPDGSVSKVGLFFTSWGPSGPDGLAINADGELLIANPGLGRVWHLNELAEPVEILTSPLGRSTTNLCYGGDDLRQLYITESVSGSILTCSMATPGKPVPVPSLVPAR; encoded by the coding sequence ATGATGTTCCTGTCCCCGCCAGAGATACGCACCACGACACTGTTTACGCGTCTGCCTGATGCGTTCCGCCAGCCAGACCCCGGCAATGCCTGGGCGCAGGCCAACCGGGGCGGCCAGCCGGTCGACTCGTTTCTGGAGGGACCGGTATGGCATCCATCAGGATGCCTTTACCTGACCGACATCCCTTACGGCCGCATTTTTAAAGTGGATATGCAGGGCAACTGGGAGCTGATCGTACAGTACGACGGTGAGCCGAACGGCATGAAACTGATTTCGGCGGATACGCTGCTTATCACCGATTACCGCCACGGTTTAATGAAGCTGTCGCTGAACGATCGCAGCGTGACGCCCTGGCTGGCCCGACGCAACAGCGAAAGCTTTCGCGGCGTCAACGATCTGACGCCAGACAGCCAGGGGAATCTCTATTTCACCGACCAGGGGCAGACCGGACTGCACGATCCCACCGGCCGCGTCTACCGCCTGTCGCCGCAGGGAAAGCTGGATTTGCTGCTCGATAACTGCCCCAGCCCGAACGGGCTGGTGTTATCGCCAGATGAAAAAGTCCTCTATGTGGCGATGACGCGCGGCAACGCCATCTGGCGCTGTCCGCTACAGCCAGACGGTTCCGTCAGTAAAGTGGGTCTGTTCTTTACCTCCTGGGGCCCCAGCGGGCCTGACGGGCTGGCGATCAATGCCGATGGCGAGCTGCTGATTGCCAATCCAGGGCTGGGACGCGTCTGGCATTTAAATGAGCTGGCTGAGCCGGTAGAGATCCTCACCAGCCCGCTGGGCCGGTCGACCACTAATCTCTGCTACGGCGGTGATGATTTACGCCAGTTGTACATCACCGAATCCGTTTCAGGCTCGATACTGACCTGCTCAATGGCCACGCCCGGCAAGCCTGTTCCCGTCCCGTCCCTCGTTCCTGCCAGATAA